The Dasypus novemcinctus isolate mDasNov1 chromosome 12, mDasNov1.1.hap2, whole genome shotgun sequence genome includes a window with the following:
- the LOC139440131 gene encoding rRNA methyltransferase 2, mitochondrial-like, translated as MAGCLKLVCASLPHQRFHTTVSRHKARTSAEHLWLTRHFKDPFVKAAKVENYRCRSAFKLLEVNEKHQILRPGLRVLDCGAAPGAWSQVAVQRVNAAGTDPGAPVGFVLGVDLLHIFPLEGATFLCPADVTDVRTFQRIQELLPGQRADVILSDMAPNATGIRAFDHDRLIGLCLSLLDLAPDILQPGGTFLRKSWAGSQSHRLQRRLTEEFRNTRTVKPEASRKESSEVYLLVTNYRRVKGSSKE; from the exons ATGGCCGGGTGCTTGAAGCTGGTGTGCGCTTCCCTTCCACATCAAAGGTTCCACACCACCGTGAGTCGCCACAAAGCTCGGACGAGCGCTGAGCATCTGTGGCTAACGCGGCATTTCAAGGACCCATTCGTGAAGGCTGCAAAGGTGGAAAACTATCGCTGTCGAAGTGCCTTCAAGCTTCTGGAGGTGAACGAGAAGCATCAGATCCTGCGCCCTGGTCTGCGGGTGTTAGACTGCGGGGCAGCCCCTGGGGCGTGGAGTCAGGTGGCTGTGCAGAGAGTCAATGCTGCAGGCAC AGATCCCGGTGCTCCTGTGGGCTTCGTGCTCGGGGTAGATCTTCTACACATATTCCCCCTGGAAGGAGCAACTTTTCTGTGCCCTGCTGATGTGACCGATGTGAGAACCTTCCAGAGAATCCAAGAATTGCTTCCTGGCCAGAGAGCAGATGTGATTCTGAGTGACATGGCACCCAATGCCACAGGGATTCGGGCGTTTGATCATGACAGGCTCATTGGCCTGTGCTTGTCCCTTCTGGATCTGGCTCCAGACATCCTGCAGCCTGGGGGAACATTCCTTCGTAAATCCTGGGCTGGCAGTCAGAGCCATCGGTTACAGAGGAGACTGACCGAAGAGTTCCGGAACACAAGGACTGTAAAACCTGAAGCCAGCAGGAAGGAGTCATCAGAGGTGTACCTTTTGGTCACGAACTACAGAAGAGTAAAGGGGTCTTCGAAGGAGTGA